A stretch of Triticum aestivum cultivar Chinese Spring chromosome 1D, IWGSC CS RefSeq v2.1, whole genome shotgun sequence DNA encodes these proteins:
- the LOC123182436 gene encoding calmodulin-2 — MADQLTDEQIAEFKEAFSLFDKDGDGCITTKELGTVMRSLGQNPTEAELQDMINEVDADGNGTIDFPEFLNLMARKMKDTDSEEELKEAFRVFDKDQNGFISAAELRHVMTNLGEKLTDEEVDEMIREADVDGDGQINYEEFVKVMMAK; from the exons atgGCGGACCAGCTCACCGACGAGCAGATCGCCGAGTTCAAGGAGGCCTTCAGCCTCTTCGACAAGGATGGCGACG GTTGCATCACCACCAAGGAGCTCGGAACCGTGATGCGGTCCCTTGGGCAGAACCCCACGGAGGCGGAGCTGCAGGACATGATCAACGAGGTTGACGCGGACGGCAACGGCACCATCGACTTCCCCGAGTTCCTGAACCTGATGGCGAGGAAGATGAAGGACACGGACTCGGAGGAggagctcaaggaggcgttccgCGTGTTTGACAAGGACCAGAACGGCTTCATCTCGGCGGCGGAGCTGCGCCACGTGATGACCAACCTCGGGGAGAAGCTGACGGACGAGGAGGTGGACGAGATGATCCGGGAGGCGGACGTGGACGGCGACGGCCAGATCAACTACGAGGAGTTCGTCAAGGTCATGATGGCCAAGTGA